GGCTACCACGTGTCAAGACACAATTCGTACCATCCGGTCTCAAAGGTATCATTAGCTTGGTTAGATTTAAGAGTTTTCTACATTAGAATTAGCAAATGTGATATAAACAATGAATCCACTCCTGAATATCTCACACTTAACCATGTCCCACTTAACCGGGATACTTTACTTGAAGTTAACGGCGTTAGGACTAGCATTTACTCCGATGGCGTATCAACCCTTTTAAGACGAGACCGGTTAGACAAAAAGTCCGAGGAAGTTACATTTGTTAGTACGGATAGTTTTAGAACATCAGGAAGTGTTAAGTTTGAGGTTTTCGATAAGGATGTTTTGTTAGTTTCTGGTGTGCTCGATATGTGTCATAGTAATGGAGTTAATAGTGAATCGAGTGAGTGTGTTTCTGTGTGGAGAATGGAATGTGAAACGGATATGGTTTCCGGAAACGGGTTGTTGAAAGGTAAATGTAATAAGGGTCTTGAAATGGGTCCACCGTCGATTGAGGTTTGTTTGGCGGGTAGTTTTTCGGGTAGTCCGATAATATTGACGAAAAGTTTAGAAGTTAGTTGTCGAAAGAAGCAAACGAGGAAGGGTGTGCTTGAAGCTATTCCGGAAAATGAAACAATGGTGAATAGAGAAGAGGGTTCATCATCCTGTCTTTCTTTTAAGGTATGTGTTTTCTTGTGTATATGTTTGAAGTCCTTTCATATATTAATAATCAAAATCAACATTTTCATTATGTTTTAATCTGCTGATAGTACGGATGTAAATTGAAACGCCATATAAGAGTACAAGTTATGTAATTTGTACGTCATGCTCTTCATGTATTGTTGGCAGAACGTCATTATTATGTTATACAAACAATTACTTACTCCATCTAAGTGTTCTATTTTGACTTTTCAGAGTTGATTTTttttaactttgactttaaatatttgttTGTTTTTTGTAATATTTGATAAGAATTATGAGTGAattgatatttaattaaatatGCTTTTTATTAGTATGagtttcattaaatattatataatacaaataaaaatatttgaTGTCAAAGTTAAAAAGGTTGGATTTTGAAAAGTCAAAACATCCATTCATTTTGGCCTAATAATTATGTTTTCCGGGGATGTTAATTTCAAGTTTCAACAAAAAGGATCTTCATTTTGTTTTAGTTCGTTGATTGCACCGAAGTTATATGTAATGGATGCTAAACTTATTTTCAACTTTTAcaaatttaatattttaaaattctttatatattattaatgaattTTTGCCTAACAACACACAACATTGGATGTTTGCGGCAAAGGAATTGTAAAAAGATGAGGTTTTTCCAATTCAGTTAACCGGAAAGGGAGTGATTATGTTTACTTAGATGCACGCGGTCTAATCGTGTTATCACGTGACTATTTTTGACTATTTCCCTTACCACCTTGCCAAGTGAAGTTTTAACCTACCAACACATATAAATCCTCATTTGATGTCATCTACCATCTACGATACATAAAAATGTATTTTTGCTATGTAAACTATGGAACCGCCAAAACcgaatttacatatatattttcagaaATTTAAGAATTACCAAGCACCATTTTAATGCTCAATTCATTCGATTTGTCTCTTGATAAAATGATAACTGTTTTTATTTGTTTTACGTTGCTACCATCTTTTTTATTTTAAACTTGTTCTCATTGTTTTTCGATATTAAAAAACAAGCGTTTCACATTTAACAATGTTTATAAAGTAGTATGTGAAAAATGTATACAAACCTTATCCTGATGAGGGGGTCAGGTCAGGATAGCATGGCTGCTTGCACTAGTTTCCAAGCTACTGACAACTTCAATAATGGACTTCTTATTCTATTTGTAATAGAGGTGGGATAATCATTAGGGTAaatcaccaaaatacccatttttttgGTCTTTTCTGAGAtggtacccaaaaaaaaaaaaaccttgacaaaatgcccgcgcaaggcgcaagagaccttgcgacttgcgtccttgcgccttgcgtccttgcgccttgcgtccttgtgttaaaaaattaggtcaaatatagaaatcagacaccacatacacacacacaccccGACACTCAGCTCTTGCGACCACTTTGCGACCGACGGCGATTACAAAGAACCTTGCACTTGCGACCCCCTTGCGACCCGTCTACCCTTGCAACCTTTCTTCTGAGACTcaccacatcaccaccaccaccaccaccatcgccaGCACCACCGCCATCAGTACATctcaccaccattaccatcaccgcctccattagcatcaccatcaccaccacgatTGAGAAAAAGGAAGAGAAAAAAACCCGACAAAAAACGTGATCAATATGTCACAAGAACAGGTAAGTGTTTCCTTTCAACTATCTCCGTTCGATTACTCCATTTCTATGTCGAAAATGATATATAATTTTTGTTGCACACCaagtgttcgatgaaatgcttCAACGAGCTTGGTGATGCAAAACTCACTTATAGTGTTGCTAGATTTGTTAAAGTTACAGTATTTGGAAGCTAACATTTTATAAAAACTGGAACacgattgttttagggcttaaaactagaatctggtataggcgcaaggaaagtcttgcgtccttgcgttttgTCCCTAGTAGCTGGCGCAAGGcacgtcttgcgtccttgcgcctgtgtgATACACGAGACGCAAGGtgcgacttgcgtccttgcgcctgtattTTTCTTCTGAAAAACTGTCTGTTTCAGGGATATGTTGAGGCGAAGTTGACGATGAAGAATATGCTTAATGTTATACCTCAACTAAAGGCATCAATGACTGAGAATCAACAAAATTTTTTTAGGGGAACTTGTTTTGGTCCTTGGCTAGATCTTTCTTACACCGGCAATGATCCGGGCcttgtacatgcaatgctccaaAGAAAGAGTGAGCGACCGATAGGAATAGATGAAAAGTACCCTGCTGATGATGAGGAAATATGGTTTAGTTTCCGTCCGAATTTCAAAATTAGATTTAGTAGGCGGGAATTTTGTCTCATCACGGGGTTTAAGTTTAGTCGTCgcacggacatggcacattacattcCCAGAAGTTATGATGTAGAAACACCACCGATTAGACGACGTTGTTTCCCAAATCGTAAAGTTAATTCAAACATTACAATTACCGATATCCAAAAGCTTTTATATGATGGTGCTGATTTTGTGGTTAGTGATGATGATGTCGTGCGACTAGCCATTATTTTGATTGTGGAGAGAGCGTTTATGGGTAAGCAAGGGATTCATGTGGTGAGCAAAAAATACCTATGGCTAGTCGAAGACTTTGCTAAATTGAATGACTACCCGTGGGGTAATCGTATTTGGGATGCCACTTACCCCGTAGTTAAAGATGGATTTCAAGCTCGGGAAAGTCAGTTAGAGGTGGGAAAGGGTTATACTTTGGTCGGTTTTATGTGGTCATTTAAGGTAAAAATAAACAAGTTTGGTAGATTTGGTTAATACCTCTACATTTGAATcgtatattatttttttatgcgtccttatttatttaactaattttgtagatttggattctcgaggcaTATCGACGAACAATTAAAAGTTTTGCCCACAAGACAGACAAAAATGGAGTACCGAGGGCCTTATTTTGGAAACGTTCATCGGCTGAGACTTTTTCAGTCACTGATTACCTGCATCTACTAAACGTTatggtaagtgttgtttttaacatAAAAGTTTTGTTGGTGCTGGAAGAATACAGAGTAAGGATTTAGGATAAAATGGGTTCTGTGATGGGCGCAAGAcatatcttgcgtccttgcgtgaccAAGGCGCAAGGTTCgttcttgcgaccttgcgcctgcACCTTACGTCATATCGCCAACGCAAGAGTAGTCTTGCGTCATCAGTAattaggcgcaaggacgcaagaccaacCTTGCGCTTGGTTACTGATGACGTAACACGCAAGGTTCACGGCTTGCGTGTTTGTTTCCGGGACGCAAGGTTTGTCCTTGGGTCCTTGCGCCTTCAGCTAACGTCTTATGGTCAACGCAAGAGTAGTCTTGCGTCATCATTTACGAGGCGCAAGgttggtcttgcgtccttgcgcctttggATTTAACTTTTGCTGCTGTTGTACAGGATGATTGTCCGAAGAATAAACGACCTTTTCGTACTCTGCATCCCACTGATGTTGAGAGTGGATGTCAATGGTGGTTAAAAAGTTGCCAATACTTTGATGGGACGGAAGTGGATGAGGaagttgaagaacctgttgaagatGAACCTGTCAATGAGGAACATGGTGGTGGAGAACagtctcaatctcaatctcaatctcagtCTCAATCTCAGACTCAATCAAACTTATCTACTGATGCAAAGGAATTATACATGTCTTTGGT
This genomic window from Rutidosis leptorrhynchoides isolate AG116_Rl617_1_P2 chromosome 2, CSIRO_AGI_Rlap_v1, whole genome shotgun sequence contains:
- the LOC139887935 gene encoding uncharacterized protein At1g01500-like; the encoded protein is MGLQLIDKTMDTRFENGHVNGNGYGNGYHVSRHNSYHPVSKVSLAWLDLRVFYIRISKCDINNESTPEYLTLNHVPLNRDTLLEVNGVRTSIYSDGVSTLLRRDRLDKKSEEVTFVSTDSFRTSGSVKFEVFDKDVLLVSGVLDMCHSNGVNSESSECVSVWRMECETDMVSGNGLLKGKCNKGLEMGPPSIEVCLAGSFSGSPIILTKSLEVSCRKKQTRKGVLEAIPENETMVNREEGSSSCLSFKYGCKLKRHIRVQVM
- the LOC139887936 gene encoding uncharacterized protein; the encoded protein is MSQEQGYVEAKLTMKNMLNVIPQLKASMTENQQNFFRGTCFGPWLDLSYTGNDPGLVHAMLQRKSERPIGIDEKYPADDEEIWFSFRPNFKIRFSRREFCLITGFKFSRRTDMAHYIPRSYDVETPPIRRRCFPNRKVNSNITITDIQKLLYDGADFVVSDDDVVRLAIILIVERAFMGKQGIHVVSKKYLWLVEDFAKLNDYPWGNRIWDATYPVVKDGFQARESQLEVGKGYTLVGFMWSFKIWILEAYRRTIKSFAHKTDKNGVPRALFWKRSSAETFSVTDYLHLLNVMDDCPKNKRPFRTLHPTDVESGCQWWLKSCQYFDGTEVDEEVEEPVEDEPVNEEHGGGEQSQSQSQSQSQSQTQSNLSTDAKELYMSLVKRMDRQEKELQECRTQINDHERRISEQEKRISEQEQNQDEELLGRSFSDNENDKSAQRIRRGMRDRRPTRVLSSPFTTPGYRKPIEKLSDDVARKVKRLRVSEAEEVVNLDTEEQGVVEEEPHPIVEEDVVAPIVKKRKRSQKDWVNDEEIWSMVDRLVNDQGTLLPPPPNAWRDGRKHVGPAKDPKSMVDSKQETRCMFIFQNENFIYLTPEFWIRLLGLGYSGYLENLHIDGWATLMLRYRQRVLPRASQYSTPIIPTDSFACSS